One segment of Schistocerca cancellata isolate TAMUIC-IGC-003103 chromosome 2, iqSchCanc2.1, whole genome shotgun sequence DNA contains the following:
- the LOC126162269 gene encoding uncharacterized protein LOC126162269 isoform X2 — translation MKAALLLVAALVAVAEVHGQPEESTTANIGNENLSTGNITAENRFLGRSSNTEDDDDTICVAADNKFYLYANSLKLYSCYNQLPKVYVVKPKSQCKPYLSDCPRN, via the exons ATGAAGGCTGCATTGTTGCTTGTTGCTG CACTGGTAGCAGTGGCGGAGGTCCACGGACAACCAGAAGAGTCGACCACCGCCAACATCGGGAATGAGAATCTAAGCACCGGAAATATCACGGCTGAGAATAGATTTCTGGGGAGGTCGTCCAACACGGAAGATGACGATGATACCATTTGTGTCGCAGCAGACAACAAGTTCTACTTGTATGCTAATTCGTTGAAGCTGTATTCTTGCTACAACCAACTACCAAAAG TTTACGTGGTGAAACCAAAGAGTCAATGCAAACCATACCTGTCAGATTGTCCCAGGAACTAG